The following are encoded in a window of Amphibacillus xylanus NBRC 15112 genomic DNA:
- the rpsD gene encoding 30S ribosomal protein S4 — MARYTGPVWKKSRRLGISLTGTGKELEKRPYAPGQHGPNQRTKLSEYGLQLQEKQKLRFMYGLNERQFRTLFNKAAKLKGVHGENFMILLESRLDNIVYRLGLARTRRQARQLVNHGHILVDGSRVDIPSYLVQPGQTISVREKSRKLTIIQESIEANAFVPEYLTFNADNLEGTYSRYPERSELPAEINEALIVEWYSR, encoded by the coding sequence ATGGCTCGATATACAGGTCCTGTATGGAAAAAGTCTCGTCGTCTCGGAATTTCGTTAACAGGTACAGGTAAGGAATTAGAAAAACGTCCTTACGCACCAGGACAACATGGTCCTAACCAACGTACAAAATTAAGTGAATATGGTTTACAGCTTCAAGAAAAACAAAAATTACGCTTCATGTATGGATTAAATGAGCGTCAATTTAGAACACTTTTCAATAAAGCTGCTAAACTTAAAGGGGTTCACGGTGAAAACTTTATGATCCTTTTAGAATCACGTCTGGATAATATCGTTTATCGCCTAGGCTTAGCACGTACTCGTCGCCAAGCTCGTCAATTAGTTAACCACGGACACATCCTTGTAGATGGTAGCCGTGTTGACATCCCATCTTACTTAGTACAACCTGGACAAACAATTAGCGTTCGTGAAAAATCACGTAAGCTTACAATTATTCAAGAATCAATTGAAGCTAACGCATTTGTACCTGAGTATTTAACTTTTAATGCAGATAATTTAGAAGGAACATACTCACGTTACCCAGAACGTTCTGAGTTACCAGCAGAAATTAACGAAGCTCTTATCGTTGAGTGGTACTCACGTTAA
- a CDS encoding sensor domain-containing diguanylate cyclase, giving the protein MKSYTLTDDHELFIYDPKRYYKNSEWLNAILKQMKLLLNVNSVALYLFDFWADQYTCVQSISDDEIELPHHLPMSILNKVHQYKKLSTKSAQLLMGDNEFERIAIASLEEDGDVFGYFLFFAKDKHQLASDKKHYITQIVKDMELIIYEMRKARQSVAQANKYENMYNITQKFHSSMNPRDVLAEITEIIYSIYPNFKCELYLSKNYQEDLSLPIKEFIYNERYADKASAQAFLTGKLKIESTNDSITLYAPFNGKQGVYGVMQLTSNEISHIPNSEVEFIRLLANTAGNALENAQLYQQSNFLIQDLQLINTFAHELNKLECLTSITQFIRKQFRSSFNAEEVGFVLINDLGKYEIEDASTSFFHSVNNTELITFLLDKVKNEKEAIFISDFKDRFEDVLLPFSSVILLPMVQTDHLIGIIIVLHSDSYYFTFDQYKLMISLVQHSTLAFDNIILREKLEQSVITDYLTKLYSREYLDEKCQEHLNVDEQGVFLLIDLDDFKLVNDSFGHDVGDMVLIQVSNIIRREIDGQGFAARWGGEELAIYLPEKNMQMGRVLANKLLSLIEQSTKPRITASIGLAHWDHTMKLTLDELLDKADQALYRAKRLGKNQYQIISNY; this is encoded by the coding sequence ATGAAATCATATACGCTAACTGACGATCATGAATTATTCATCTATGACCCAAAGCGATACTATAAGAATAGTGAATGGCTAAATGCAATATTAAAACAGATGAAATTGTTGTTGAATGTGAATAGTGTAGCTTTATACTTATTTGACTTTTGGGCAGATCAATATACCTGTGTTCAATCGATAAGTGATGACGAGATAGAATTACCCCATCATCTACCAATGTCGATTCTAAACAAAGTCCATCAGTACAAAAAGTTGTCGACTAAATCAGCTCAATTACTGATGGGAGATAATGAGTTTGAGCGAATTGCAATCGCTAGCTTAGAAGAAGATGGCGATGTATTTGGGTACTTTTTATTTTTCGCCAAAGATAAGCATCAACTTGCGAGTGATAAAAAGCACTACATCACTCAAATCGTGAAAGATATGGAATTAATTATTTATGAAATGAGAAAAGCTCGTCAATCAGTTGCGCAAGCCAATAAGTATGAAAATATGTATAATATCACCCAGAAATTTCACTCATCTATGAACCCGCGAGATGTATTGGCTGAAATAACTGAAATTATCTACTCAATTTATCCTAACTTCAAATGTGAACTATATTTATCAAAAAACTATCAAGAAGATTTATCCTTACCTATAAAAGAATTTATTTATAATGAGCGATATGCTGATAAAGCAAGTGCGCAAGCATTCTTGACAGGAAAATTAAAGATTGAGTCGACGAATGATTCAATCACACTCTATGCTCCCTTTAATGGGAAACAGGGTGTCTACGGTGTCATGCAGTTAACTTCAAATGAAATCAGTCATATACCAAATAGTGAAGTAGAGTTTATTCGCCTATTAGCTAATACTGCTGGTAATGCACTTGAAAATGCTCAGTTATATCAACAGTCCAATTTCTTAATTCAAGATTTACAATTAATCAATACATTTGCACACGAATTAAATAAATTAGAATGTTTAACATCAATTACTCAATTTATTAGAAAACAATTCCGTTCTTCTTTTAACGCTGAAGAAGTAGGTTTTGTATTAATAAATGATCTGGGAAAATATGAAATAGAAGATGCATCAACTTCATTCTTTCATTCTGTAAATAATACTGAACTTATTACATTTTTACTTGATAAAGTGAAGAATGAAAAAGAAGCAATTTTCATTAGTGATTTCAAAGATCGTTTTGAGGATGTTTTGTTACCTTTTAGCTCCGTTATCTTGTTACCAATGGTACAGACAGATCATTTAATTGGAATCATAATTGTCTTACATTCGGATTCATATTATTTTACCTTTGACCAATATAAATTGATGATATCACTTGTGCAGCATTCGACGCTCGCCTTTGACAACATCATTTTACGTGAAAAACTAGAGCAATCTGTCATCACAGATTACTTAACGAAACTATACTCTCGGGAATATTTAGATGAGAAGTGTCAGGAGCATTTGAATGTCGATGAACAAGGCGTGTTCTTGTTAATAGACCTTGATGACTTTAAGCTTGTCAATGATTCATTTGGTCATGATGTTGGAGATATGGTCTTAATTCAAGTATCGAATATTATTCGACGCGAAATTGATGGACAAGGATTTGCTGCTCGGTGGGGTGGCGAGGAGCTTGCAATTTATCTACCAGAAAAAAATATGCAGATGGGAAGAGTCCTTGCAAATAAATTACTTTCATTAATTGAACAGTCTACAAAGCCAAGAATCACCGCTTCAATCGGTCTCGCACACTGGGACCATACAATGAAATTAACGTTAGATGAGCTATTAGATAAAGCTGACCAAGCGCTATATCGAGCAAAGCGTCTAGGGAAAAATCAATATCAAATCATCTCAAATTATTAA
- a CDS encoding GAF domain-containing protein, with protein MFEQIEYSQSLEKNYQLLIKQLEALIEDESDPIANLSNSAALLNQFLDRINWVGFYLLREDQLVLGPFQGLPACVRIDIGKGVCGTAVAEEKTQLVADVHQFPGHIACDARSQSEIVIPLFKNKKVIGVLDIDSPEKNRFTKQDQIHLEQFCEKLMAYLPEII; from the coding sequence ATGTTTGAACAAATTGAGTACAGTCAATCACTAGAAAAAAATTATCAATTATTAATTAAGCAGCTAGAAGCTCTTATTGAAGACGAGTCAGATCCAATCGCAAACTTATCTAACAGTGCAGCTTTATTAAATCAATTTTTAGATCGGATTAACTGGGTTGGATTCTATCTATTGAGAGAAGATCAATTAGTATTAGGACCATTTCAAGGTCTTCCAGCGTGTGTGAGAATTGATATTGGTAAAGGTGTATGTGGGACTGCAGTAGCAGAGGAAAAAACACAACTTGTAGCAGATGTTCATCAATTTCCTGGTCATATCGCTTGTGACGCACGAAGCCAATCTGAAATTGTGATTCCGCTCTTTAAAAATAAAAAAGTAATTGGTGTATTAGATATTGATAGTCCAGAAAAGAATCGTTTCACTAAACAAGATCAGATTCATCTTGAGCAATTTTGCGAAAAGCTTATGGCATATCTTCCTGAAATTATTTGA
- the ezrA gene encoding septation ring formation regulator EzrA codes for MVAYIIGFILIIIALIITGLIFRKIIYDRVDKLEAWKLDIMNRNVTAELQRVKALRLAGETQEKFESWKDNWDRILTQELPDIEEYLFDAEDAADRFRVPTANRILEAAEKILNDTEKVIENMYSELDDLLDSEKQSRKIAEEVVPHIRSLRNLLLQDLYAYGAAEARFEEEINKCQLKLEHFYYETEQGNYYEAHQIITNLQQELNDLEERLETFPAIYRQCKVELPDQIHQLKNGIEQMKADGYQIEHHNFQKELRDLEEQLSVYVTRIEEQDDQTVFDFVATIDERISEIYHILEEESKARNYVDKHLQNFEKLIEEVVDEFKLTDEEVTELQKTYYLEGSDLELYENLEKWIHQLERQHMKIKQDLADEQQTYTALKDELETNYQDLQKLKEVHQEFKEQISTIRKDEIEAKEKITVLKRDLFEVNRHIEKSNLPGIPSFIWNQMDDASEKCERVLEKLAEEPLDMGQVSHCLNEATSSVETLIKQTETMMEQAYLIERIIQYANRYRSQYPVLSARLSEAEKLFRECQYEQSLEIASESLEEVEPGALRRLEVKINVKIPS; via the coding sequence ATGGTTGCCTATATTATAGGGTTCATTCTCATTATTATAGCATTAATTATTACTGGACTTATTTTCAGAAAAATTATTTATGATCGTGTGGATAAATTAGAAGCTTGGAAATTAGATATTATGAATCGAAATGTTACGGCAGAACTTCAGCGAGTTAAAGCGTTGCGACTAGCTGGTGAGACCCAAGAAAAATTTGAATCTTGGAAAGATAATTGGGACCGTATATTAACACAAGAGTTGCCAGATATCGAGGAATATCTTTTTGATGCAGAGGATGCTGCGGATCGATTTAGAGTACCAACTGCTAATAGGATATTAGAAGCAGCTGAGAAAATTTTAAACGATACTGAAAAAGTTATTGAGAATATGTACAGCGAATTAGATGATTTACTTGACTCCGAAAAGCAAAGTCGCAAAATTGCAGAAGAAGTGGTGCCACACATAAGAAGCCTAAGAAATTTATTATTGCAGGATTTATATGCTTATGGGGCCGCAGAAGCGCGATTTGAAGAAGAAATTAACAAGTGCCAATTAAAGCTTGAGCATTTTTATTATGAAACGGAACAAGGGAATTACTATGAAGCGCATCAAATAATTACAAATCTCCAACAAGAACTCAATGATCTTGAGGAACGCTTAGAAACTTTCCCGGCTATTTATCGTCAGTGTAAAGTAGAACTACCGGATCAAATTCATCAATTGAAAAATGGAATTGAGCAGATGAAGGCTGATGGTTATCAAATTGAACACCATAACTTCCAAAAGGAATTACGTGATTTAGAAGAGCAACTTTCTGTATATGTAACACGAATTGAAGAACAAGATGATCAAACCGTTTTTGACTTTGTGGCGACAATCGATGAACGCATTTCAGAAATTTATCACATCCTCGAGGAAGAATCGAAAGCTAGAAATTATGTTGATAAGCATTTGCAGAATTTCGAGAAGTTAATTGAAGAAGTTGTTGATGAGTTTAAATTAACGGATGAAGAAGTAACAGAATTGCAAAAGACATATTACTTAGAGGGCAGCGATCTAGAACTTTATGAGAACTTAGAGAAATGGATCCACCAATTAGAGCGTCAACATATGAAAATAAAACAAGATCTAGCTGATGAACAACAAACATACACAGCATTAAAAGACGAATTGGAGACAAATTATCAAGATCTCCAAAAATTAAAAGAGGTTCATCAAGAATTTAAAGAACAAATTAGTACAATTCGTAAAGATGAGATTGAAGCAAAGGAAAAAATTACAGTACTTAAGCGCGATTTATTTGAAGTGAATCGCCATATTGAAAAGAGTAATTTACCTGGTATCCCTTCATTCATATGGAATCAAATGGATGATGCGAGTGAGAAGTGTGAACGTGTATTAGAGAAATTAGCTGAAGAACCTTTAGATATGGGACAAGTCAGTCATTGTTTAAATGAGGCAACATCATCAGTAGAAACTTTAATAAAGCAAACAGAGACAATGATGGAGCAGGCTTACTTAATTGAACGCATCATTCAATATGCGAATAGATATCGTAGCCAGTATCCAGTTTTATCAGCGCGACTGTCTGAGGCAGAGAAATTGTTCAGAGAGTGTCAATATGAGCAATCATTGGAAATTGCCTCTGAATCGTTAGAGGAAGTAGAGCCAGGTGCTTTGCGACGCCTTGAAGTTAAAATTAATGTGAAGATCCCAAGTTAA
- a CDS encoding cysteine desulfurase family protein has translation MIYFDNSATTEPNEEVLATFVEVSKRYYGNASSAHQLGLNAEQLLRKSYQHISRLLSVKPTEIIYTSGGTEGNNLAIKGIALAYQSRGKHLITTSIEHPSVLNPFKALEELGFEVTYLPVDQSGIVSVDDLKQALRDDTILVSVMHVNNELGTIQPIRAIGEVLKNRKYTFFHVDNVQGFGKVELDLKASYVDLATISGHKIHGLKGTGLLYQREGVRLFPLLHGGGQQDNRHSGTEDIAGIVSLARAMRLILEKQTNQVIQLRQLNQLLRERLNEIEDVVINTPEDQAPHIINFSIPGFKPEIILHALEERGIYVSTQSACSSKKADESSVLRAIHLPPNQRNSALRISFSYQNTPDQVDKFVQSLKAIITELKQDMR, from the coding sequence ATGATCTATTTTGATAATAGTGCTACAACAGAGCCAAATGAAGAAGTTTTAGCTACTTTTGTTGAAGTGTCAAAAAGGTATTATGGTAATGCTTCATCAGCTCATCAGCTAGGCCTAAATGCAGAACAGTTATTAAGAAAATCTTATCAACATATTAGTCGATTACTATCAGTTAAACCGACAGAAATTATTTACACTTCTGGGGGAACAGAAGGAAACAATTTAGCGATAAAAGGAATCGCGCTTGCCTATCAAAGTCGAGGTAAACACTTAATTACTACGTCAATCGAGCACCCTTCAGTTTTAAATCCATTTAAAGCATTAGAAGAATTGGGTTTTGAGGTTACTTATTTACCAGTCGATCAGTCTGGTATCGTATCAGTTGACGATTTAAAGCAAGCCTTACGTGATGATACCATCCTTGTCAGTGTCATGCATGTTAATAATGAACTCGGGACAATTCAACCAATCCGAGCAATTGGAGAAGTGTTAAAGAATAGAAAGTACACCTTTTTCCATGTTGATAATGTTCAAGGGTTTGGGAAAGTTGAGTTAGATTTAAAAGCAAGTTATGTTGATCTAGCAACAATCTCTGGTCATAAAATTCACGGCTTAAAAGGGACAGGTCTTCTTTATCAGAGGGAAGGTGTCCGACTGTTTCCATTGTTACATGGTGGTGGACAACAGGATAATCGTCATTCGGGAACGGAAGATATTGCCGGGATTGTCTCATTAGCAAGGGCAATGCGACTAATCTTAGAAAAGCAAACTAATCAAGTTATTCAATTAAGACAACTGAATCAATTACTCCGTGAGAGGCTAAATGAAATTGAGGATGTTGTGATTAACACACCAGAAGATCAAGCACCACATATTATCAATTTCTCAATTCCTGGTTTTAAACCGGAAATAATCTTACACGCATTAGAGGAACGTGGAATTTATGTATCAACACAATCTGCGTGTTCATCTAAAAAGGCAGATGAAAGTTCTGTACTAAGGGCTATTCATTTACCACCAAATCAAAGAAATTCAGCCCTTAGAATTAGTTTTTCATATCAAAATACGCCTGATCAGGTCGACAAATTTGTTCAATCATTAAAAGCAATAATTACAGAATTAAAACAGGATATGAGGTAA
- the thiI gene encoding tRNA uracil 4-sulfurtransferase ThiI — MLYDHIILKYGEISLKQKNRKEFIFQLHRNVKKLLKAFTNLEIKSSRDWITITLNGEDPEEIIPICQRIFGIQNISVAMKVSNDVESIKEAALFALKEAEDVKTFKISVRRANKKFPHRSPEMNQILGAHLLSNTDGFKVDVHHPDLELKVNIREDHTFITSKQYPGAGGLPVGSSGSTLLQLSGGIDSPVAGYLAMSRGLRIEAIHFHSPPYTSDGAKQKVLDLARKLAEYGHDINIHIVPFTAMQQKIHREIPFGYSMTVMRRMMLRISEIVASKRGILSIATGESLGQVASQTLESMHAINAVTSYPVIRPLITTDKNEIIEIAKKIDTYPISIRPFDDCCTVFVPRSPKTKPKKDKVEYYENQLDLTKELDELLANIEVVQVSSSAQAKDTLDELF; from the coding sequence ATGTTATATGATCATATAATTTTAAAATATGGGGAAATTTCCCTGAAACAAAAAAACCGCAAAGAATTTATTTTTCAATTACATCGAAATGTAAAAAAGCTTCTTAAAGCATTTACTAACCTTGAGATTAAAAGCTCAAGAGACTGGATTACAATTACACTGAATGGTGAAGATCCAGAAGAAATTATTCCGATTTGCCAACGTATATTTGGTATTCAAAATATCAGTGTGGCCATGAAGGTAAGTAATGACGTAGAGTCGATTAAAGAAGCGGCTCTATTTGCGTTGAAAGAAGCAGAAGATGTTAAAACATTTAAAATATCTGTTAGAAGAGCCAATAAAAAATTCCCGCACCGTTCTCCTGAAATGAACCAAATCCTAGGTGCGCACTTATTATCAAATACAGACGGATTTAAAGTTGACGTTCATCATCCAGATTTAGAACTTAAGGTAAATATCCGAGAAGATCACACATTTATTACGTCAAAACAATATCCAGGAGCGGGTGGATTACCTGTTGGATCGTCAGGTAGCACATTATTACAGCTATCTGGTGGAATCGATAGTCCAGTTGCTGGCTATTTAGCGATGAGTCGAGGTCTTAGAATAGAAGCGATTCATTTTCATTCACCACCATATACTAGTGACGGAGCTAAACAAAAAGTACTTGATTTAGCTCGCAAACTTGCAGAGTATGGTCATGATATCAATATTCATATTGTTCCATTTACTGCAATGCAACAAAAAATCCATCGTGAAATCCCATTCGGGTATTCAATGACAGTCATGCGCAGAATGATGCTACGCATTAGTGAAATTGTTGCCTCAAAACGAGGGATTCTCTCGATTGCGACAGGTGAAAGCTTAGGGCAAGTAGCTAGTCAAACCCTAGAGAGTATGCATGCGATTAATGCTGTGACATCATACCCAGTAATACGACCGCTTATTACAACGGACAAAAATGAAATAATTGAGATCGCAAAAAAAATTGACACATATCCGATCTCGATTCGTCCATTTGATGATTGTTGTACAGTTTTTGTACCGCGATCACCAAAAACAAAGCCGAAAAAAGATAAAGTTGAATATTATGAAAATCAACTAGATTTAACTAAAGAGCTAGATGAGCTGTTAGCAAATATTGAAGTTGTTCAGGTCAGCTCTAGTGCTCAAGCGAAAGACACTTTAGATGAATTGTTCTAG
- a CDS encoding alpha/beta-type small acid-soluble spore protein: MANNNSNQLLVPGVSQALDQMKYEIAQEFGVTLGPDTTSRANGSVGGEITKRLVQMAEQQLSGQSN; the protein is encoded by the coding sequence ATGGCAAATAACAATAGTAATCAATTACTTGTACCTGGTGTAAGTCAAGCACTTGATCAAATGAAGTATGAAATTGCACAAGAATTCGGTGTAACGCTCGGCCCTGATACAACTTCACGTGCTAATGGTTCTGTTGGTGGTGAAATTACAAAACGTCTAGTACAAATGGCAGAACAACAATTAAGTGGACAATCAAATTAA
- a CDS encoding DUF2953 domain-containing protein, which translates to MIWLILIIIFLVIVLSLSLFLPLVCQLSIYLTHEIEIEISVKLAKIQVYSKTIEYSLEAVIDEIIPKLFNKELPKSSIQFNRLKLNQLTWYSTIGLEDAAITTLSASGLWLIKGMACQYIFSLMNQPKDYQYQVKPSFDQFVIQSECECIISTPLWQAIYMKYKRQ; encoded by the coding sequence ATGATTTGGCTAATATTGATTATTATTTTTCTAGTTATAGTTTTATCTTTAAGTTTATTCCTACCTCTCGTTTGCCAACTTTCAATATATCTCACACATGAGATTGAAATTGAAATTAGCGTAAAGCTGGCGAAGATTCAAGTTTACTCAAAAACAATCGAGTATTCTTTAGAAGCTGTAATAGATGAGATAATTCCAAAACTCTTTAATAAAGAACTGCCAAAATCATCAATTCAATTTAATAGGTTAAAACTAAACCAACTAACATGGTACTCAACGATAGGATTAGAAGATGCAGCGATTACGACATTAAGTGCAAGTGGATTATGGTTAATTAAAGGAATGGCTTGTCAATATATATTTTCCTTAATGAATCAACCAAAGGATTATCAATATCAAGTAAAGCCAAGCTTTGATCAATTCGTTATTCAATCTGAGTGTGAATGCATAATATCAACACCACTTTGGCAAGCTATTTATATGAAATATAAACGACAATAA